A single genomic interval of Ammospiza nelsoni isolate bAmmNel1 chromosome 25, bAmmNel1.pri, whole genome shotgun sequence harbors:
- the CLSPN gene encoding claspin, whose amino-acid sequence MAAVPVTTEGSVELPLEDLNPDLQKPLDSDSDSGQGSCETASPGPLGKSTASFEDRDSEEEIFVRKKAKNQKVLEDSESEEEEEDGGSAVQEDALSKDKENGEEKENFAAEKKKKSHGILPALLDSDGSDTGDPLQIENLETGKSSSLPEGELGQERPLKSGKKYRKHKHKHDVEEEPAKEAGAKSRRRKEKEKIMKSIKQLRKEKKPVAEVDGGERFPFNDSGCLLDDKDLFDNGLEEEDDQSPEDEESLESIRAAVKNKMKHYKNKEHFPDSEGYKHVFDEENEEPVLKEPKRKERKAARLSKEAIKQLHSETQRLLRESSVSLPYHVPEAKSVHDFYKSRPRPACQGNAMALLKSSKYQLPLNEESAAVGSLSKDGKDGPMEGDQSAAAEPEMNLGRDVDASVTEPLAAEGRNLPEDCAEQPRQDREDSDAVTETVTDDNTKEQQLSNCLSTDCDEQKESEIPPASGDALMERGETAPDVEGETNTPQVGPGLVAQPEKVRKSKLDKLRELGIDLSIQPRICSDNESFINLEEADSNKELEALKARFLKHTLQTSRSKGERAINMNIIRKETTSDGKEELRADVVPAVLAAESLEEAVHKKPGEKLQALKAKLQEAMKLRRTEERQKRHALFKLDNEEMLEEEEEEEEEEEMTDESEEEEEEGDHENSEFLLDEAEEDNEDPEEKHMEDGDKETDKESIDGEKLEKSEHGDSVLKHPSTESTLMLFKDSSSKMGYSLPDEKLEMEETVDKGPNKLEDDDSFSLPALPKENSHNSSFEFIGSMIPSYQPCNKQASRGGSFFPAAGGFRSPSPGFFKTSFISSASKSSGKTSEPSLPIEDSQDLYNASPEPKSLFPGAGESRFQFSLEDDTQSQLLDADGFLNVGQHRNKYQSSKHQLPLASMDENAMDANMDELLDLCSGQFSSQAEHVPNTSSTKKQNMEELLNLCSGKFVSQTGSPTWASSVSSKLEKDSDIEDPMAEVLELCSGSFPTDREEEEEEEQEELGGFQLLTDDEACASEEDEKGEDSAAEEEELSDEEEEVLRHRPGLKKKLKLQDFMEEEAELSGSDVGSEDEYDGEDLNEYEEEIIDEELPNDAELGNQIQKFHMKAMLDDDKRQLRLYQERYLLDGDLHSDGPGRTRRFRWKNIDFASQMDLFQRDSDNEEENEEFDETEVKWRKERFEREQWLREQKEKNKEQEEEEEIGGDSAFMKLAKKVTAKSLQKKACPAVVAQGSALLPRNPFEAFRPASDIQIKNGSLLNRPKAVLQKLAAMSDLNPNAPRNSRNFVFHTLSPEKSEEAKEKSKPQVKKRGPSAVITSAAKRPRVESSEDSSQSRSIFQFLES is encoded by the exons ATGGCGGCGGTACCGGTAACAACGGAGGGCTCCGTTGAG CTTCCACTGGAGGATTTGAACCCAGACTTGCAGAAACCCCTGGACAGCGACTCTGACAGTGGCCAGGGCAGCTGTGAGACAGCATCCCCAGGGCCCCTTGGCAAGAGCACAGCATCCTTCGAGGACAGGG AttcagaagaagaaatttttgtgcgtaaaaaagcaaaaaaccagaaGGTGCTTGAGGACAGTGAgagtgaagaggaggaggaggatggaggcTCAGCTGTGCAGGAAGATGCTTTGAGTAAGGACAaggaaaatggggaggaaaaggagaattttgctgctgaaaagaagaaaaaatcccatggaatcctcccagctctgctggacagTGATGGCAGTGACACTGGGGACCCACTGCAGATTGAAAACCTTGAAACAGGCAAGAGCTCTTCCTTGCCTGAGGGtgagctgggacaggagagACCCCTAAAATCTGGGAAAAAGTACAGAAAGCATAAACATAAACATGATGTTGAAGAGGAGCCAGCAAAAGAAGCTGGAGCAAAATccaggaggagaaaagagaaggagaaaataatgaagTCAATTAAACAGctgaggaaagagaagaaaccTGTGGCAGAG GTGGATGGTGGTGAGAGGTTTCCCTTCAATGACAGTGGATGTCTTCTGGATGACAAAGACCTCTTTGATAATGgcttggaggaggaggatgatcAATCCCCTGAGGATGAAGAGTCCCTAGAATCCATACGAGcagctgtgaaaaacaaaatgaaacactaCAAG aacaaagaacattttcctgaCAGTGAAGGCTACAAGCATGTATTTGATGAGGAGAATGAGGAGCCTGTATTAAAGGAGCCCAAAAGGAAG GAGCGGAAAGCAGCACGGCTGAGTAAAGAAGCCATTAAACAACTGCACAGTGAGACCCAACGACTTCTTAGAG AATCATCAGTGTCTCTCCCATATCATGTGCCTGAGGCCAAAAGTGTTCATGACTTCTACAAGAGCAGACCTCGACCAGCATGTCAGGGAAATGCCATGGCCCTGCTGAA GTCCTCTAAGTACCAGCTGCCCCTAAATGAAGAATCTGCAGCTGTTGGGAGCTTGAGCAAGGATGGCAAAGATGGGCCAATGGAAGGTGATcaatcagcagctgctgagccagAAATGAACCTGGGCAGAGATGTTGATGCTTCTGTGACTGAGCCTCTTGCTGCTGAAGGGAGGAACTTGCCAGAGgactgtgctgagcagcccaggcaggacagggaggatTCTGATGCAGTTACAGAGACTGTAACTGATGATAACACAAAGGAACAGCAGCTCTCCAACTGCCTGAGCACTGACTGTGATGAGCAAAAGGAGAGTGAAATTCCTCCAGCATCTGGAGATGCCCTCATGGAAAGAGGGGAAACAGCACCAGATGTAGAAGGGGAAACAAACACTCCACAAGTGGGgcctgggctggtggcacagcctgaAAAAGTGAGGAAATCCAAGCTGGATAAACTTCGTGAACTGGGCATAGACCTGTCCATCCAGCCCAGAATCTGCTCTGACAATGAATCCTTCATAAACCTCGAGGAAGCTGATTCAAATAAAG AACTAGAAGCCCTGAAAGCACGTTTCTTGAAGCACACTCTGCAGACATCCAGATCCAAAGGGGAACGGGCCATAAATATGAACATCATCCGTAAGGAAACAACATCTGATGGGAaggaggagctgagagcagATGTGGTGCCAGCAGTTTTGGCTGCAGAGAGCCTGGAGGAAGCAGTCCACAAAAAGCCAG GTGAAAAGCTGCAGGCCCTGAAGGCCAAGCTGCAGGAGGCCATGAAGCTGCGCAGGACCGAGGAGCGGCAGAAGCGGCACGCGCTGTTCAAGCTGGACAATGAGGAGatgctggaggaagaggaggaagaggaggaggaagaagagatgACAGATGAgtctgaggaggaagaagaagaaggtgatCATGAG AATTCAGAATTTCTCCTTGATGAAGCAGAGGAAGATAATGAAGATCCAGAAGAGAAACACATGGAAGATGGTGATAAAGAAACTGACAAAGAATCAATTGATGGAGAAAAGCTGGAGAAATCTGAGCATGGTGATTCTGTTCTGAAACATCCTTCAACAGAGTCTACATTGATGCTTTTTAAGGACAGCTCCTCAAAAATGGG ATATTCTCTTCCTGATGAAAAACTGGAAATGGAAGAAACTGTAGACAAAGGACCTAACAAGCTAG aggATGATGATTCGTTTTCTCTACCAGCACTGCCAAAGGAGAACAGCCACAACAGCAGCTTTGAGTTCATTGGCTCCATGATCCCATCCTACCAGCCCTGTAACAAGCAGGCCTCCAGGGGAGGGAGCttcttccctgcagcagggggGTTCAGGTCCCCCTCCCCAGGATTCTTCAAAACAAGTTTTATCAGCTCTGCTTCCAAG AGCTCTGGAAAGAcctctgagccttctcttcccaTAGAAGATTCCCAGGACCTCTATAATGCCTCTCCTGAGCCCAAGAGTTTAtttccaggagctggggagTCAAGGTTTCAGTTTTCCCTGGAAGATGACACTCAAAGCCAGCTGCTTGATGCAGATGG GTTCTTGAATGTTGGACAACACAGGAACAAATACCAGTCCTCAAAGCACCAGCTGCCACTGGCTAGCATGGATGAGAATGCCATGGATGCCAACATGGATGAGTTGCTGGACCTGTGTTCTGGGCAGttcagcagccaggctgagcacGTGCcaaacaccagcagcaccaaaaaGCAGAacatggaggagctgctcaACCTTTGTTCAGGGAAATTTGTGTCTCAGA CAGGTTCTCCCACATGGGCTTCTTCAGTGTCTTCCAAGTTAGAAAAAGACAGTGACATAGAAGATCCAATGGCAGAGGTTCTGGAGCTCTGCTCAGGCTCCTTTCCCACAGACAG ggaagaggaagaagaggaggaacaaGAAGAACTTGGTGGTTTTCAGCTTTTAACAGATGATGAGGCCTGTGCAAGTGAAGAG GATGAAAAAGGTGAAGATAGTGCTGCTGAAGAAGAAGAACTCAgtgatgaagaagaagaagtgcTAAGACATAGACCAggcttaaagaaaaaact aaaactGCAAGATTTCATGgaagaggaagcagagctgtcCGGGAGTGATGTGGGAAGTGAGGATGAGTACGATGGTGAAGACCTGAACGAATACGAAGAGGAGATTATCGACGAGGAGCTCCCGAACGATGCGGAATTAGGAAACCAAATACAGAAATTCCACAT gaaggCCATGCTGGACGATGACAAGCGGCAGCTCCGCCTGTACCAGGAGCGGTACCTGCTGGATGGGGACCTGCACAGTGATGGCCCAGGCAGGACCAGGAGGTTCAGATGGAAGAACATAG ATTTTGCTTCACAGATGGACTTGTTTCAGAGAGATTCAGATAACGAGGAGGAGAATGAGGAGTTTGATGAGACAGAAGTGAAATGGAGGAAGGAGCGATTTGAGAGAGAGCAGTGGCTCCGTGAGCAG aaggaaaaaaacaaagagcaggaggaagaggaagaaattggTGGGGACAGTGCATTCATGAAGCTGGCAAAAAAAGTGACTGCCAAGTCCCTGCAGAAGAAAG CCTGCCCAGCAGTGGTGGCAcaaggctcagctctgctgcccaggaacCCATTTGAAGCCTTCAGACCTGCCAGTGACATCCAG ATAAAGAATGGGTCACTCTTGAACAGACCTAAAGCTGTCCTTCAGAAGCTGGCAGCAATGTCAGATCTTAATCCAAATGCCCCTCGAAATTCAAGGAATTTTGTCTTCCATACACTTTCACCAGAGAAGAGTGAGGAGgcaaaggaaaaatcaaaacctCAG GTGAAGAAGAGAGGCCCTTCTGCAGTTATAACATCAGCAGCAAAGCGGCCCAGGGTAGAAAGCTCAGAGGACTCCAGTCAAAGCAGAAGCATTTTCCAGTTCTTGGAGAGCTGA